The DNA region GATTTGAACGGTAGGATCATTGTAAAACCGGAATATCCTATTTTAGGATATGAATCCGAGGGAAGAATCGCATACTGCGTACAACACATAAGGGATTGCGGTTATTTAGATTCGAACGGAGAAAAAAAATTAGGCGGGGATTTTATCCGAGTAGATGATTTTAAGAACAACACCGCCAAAATTCATAACAAAGAAAATCAAATTACAATCATCGATCTAGAAGGAAAAAGTATTCTGCCGATAGGATCGGAAGCTCCTTGTGGCATGGGGGAAGGACCTTTTCCGGTTATTTCCGGCCCAAACAAAGAGATCCGCTATTATAGTTTAGATGGAAAATGGAAAGATCTACCTACAGGCGTAAGATTAGTATCCATATTTTCGGAAGGATTTTCTTTTTTCTATAAGGATCGTTCTTTCGGAGTTTTGAATGAAAAATTCGAGATCGTTTGGGAGAAACCGTTTCCGGATCTGAATAAACTTTTTATTTACGAACATAGTCCTGTCACTGACAAGGATAGACAAAACTCAGTTTGTTATTTGCCATTACAATATAAATCCGGATTTGCGCTCGTCCCCCTAAAAGACCCGTCCTATCATATTGAATTTCTGGATACTAAGGGAAATCCGCTTGGAACAGTAAGATTTATCAATGCACAATATTTTCGTGGAAATTTAGCAAAAGTAGAATTTACAAAAGAACATTTGGTTTACCAAGGGATCTTAAATCGTTCAGGCAAGATCATCTATACATATTTAAAACGAGATTAGATGAATCCGAGATCTTGTAAACTTACCTAAATAAGAGATTGCATTTTATCTAAAACAAGTTCTTTAGAGAAAGTGATCCGCTTTTCAAAAGGCATCCTTGTCTTCTTATTTTCGACCGCGTTCTTGATCGGATGCAGTTCTGCAACGTATTCCACAATTTCTTATTCCAAATACGAACAGATACGTAGTGTTCGAGCAAATGCAATTTCTTCCGAAGAGCTAAGCCTAATTACGACCAGATTTTTAAAAAGTAATGATCTATACAAAAGATACCAGGAAGCCCCCAGAGTAGTCATCTACGATCTTGATAACAGATTGGTTGCATTAAAAACCAGAGAGCTCGCGTATTATCTTTCCGAATTATGTTATCATGTAGGATCCGAATTGGACCTGGAAGACCCGATGTTCGCAAGGATGTTTGCTTCTTCCTTAGTATATTCATATACGTATCTATTCGATAAAAAAGCTATCCCTGCAGCGGATCCATTCTCCATGGAATTTAGATTTGCATTAGAAACATATAATAGATCACTCGCACAATTGGTTCGATTTGCCAAAAGGAATAGGAAACTCGCGAATCTAACCGATCTAAACCTTCCGCTCATAAGAGGCGCACTCTCCATGACCAGGGCAGAAGTGGAGACGGCCTGGACTCCAAAAAACTTCTTAGAGGTCGAAGTCGCTTACGATTATAAAAATGCGGGATTCTCCAACCAAATCAGTAAATTCGGGATAGGAACTCCTCTTATCCTAATTAGAAAACATCCTGAAAAAGAACCGGAAGAAAGAAGAAAATACGAATTCGTAGCCGGAGTAGGCCAGGCATATCCCGGGACGGCTCTTCTGACCCTGGAAGAGTCTTATTTAGAAAATCGTAATTTAACTTTAAAGGCAGTTATACATCTATACGATCCTGTGCATAGGGACCGTGTCCAATTTTCCGGATTGGATTTGCCGATGGAAAGTGATACGACCACTCCTTTGGCGTATATGTTGTCAGGGGCGGAAAAGAGAGACGGATTTTTTGCGAAGTTCGACGGAGAGGTGGCCTTAGAAAGAAAGGGCCTCTATCTAGTATACCCATACAGAAAAGGAAAAATCCCAGTGGTGTTTGTGCATGGGCTTGCTTCTTCTCCTTTTATTTGGTTTCCAATGATCAACGAACTTTTGGCGGATCCTAAGATCAAGGATAACTATCAGTTCTGGGTATATTGGTACCCTACAGGAAATCCGATCACGATTTCCGCCGCGGATTTTAGGGATACACTTAGAGATTTACGAAAAACTTATGATCCGAAAGGAGAAGATTCCTCTTTCGATAAGATGATGATTGTGGGCCATAGTATGGGTGGACTTCTATCCAAACTAATGGTAACCAGGAGTAAAAAAGAAGATTGGATGAAAGTTGCGAATGTTTCTTCCGAAAAATTCGAATCACTTAACTCAGAGTCAAAGTTAGAAGTAAAAAGAGTATTCGAATTCAAACCGTTACCGTTTGTAAAAAGGGTGGTGTTCATTGCGACACCGCATAGAGGGTCCAATCTTGCCGAAGGATTTTTAGCTTCTATCGCAAGGATCTTATTCGTACTTCCAAAAGGTGCTCTTCATAATATAGGAAAGGCCTACAAATTTCTAACCTCAGATTCCGAAGAAGAATCTATTCTTCCGGAAACCTATGGAGTAGATGGACTTTCTCCAAATAGTCTGTTCATGAAAGTCACCGGAGAATTAAAACCTGAGGTTCCTTTTCATTCTATCATAGGAAATTCTAAGTTTAGGGATTTGGAATGGATCAATGATTCCGTAGTTTCTTATGATAGTTCTCATATAGATGGAGCGGAATCCGAACTTTTGATAGA from Leptospira selangorensis includes:
- a CDS encoding esterase/lipase family protein, which encodes MLVFLFSTAFLIGCSSATYSTISYSKYEQIRSVRANAISSEELSLITTRFLKSNDLYKRYQEAPRVVIYDLDNRLVALKTRELAYYLSELCYHVGSELDLEDPMFARMFASSLVYSYTYLFDKKAIPAADPFSMEFRFALETYNRSLAQLVRFAKRNRKLANLTDLNLPLIRGALSMTRAEVETAWTPKNFLEVEVAYDYKNAGFSNQISKFGIGTPLILIRKHPEKEPEERRKYEFVAGVGQAYPGTALLTLEESYLENRNLTLKAVIHLYDPVHRDRVQFSGLDLPMESDTTTPLAYMLSGAEKRDGFFAKFDGEVALERKGLYLVYPYRKGKIPVVFVHGLASSPFIWFPMINELLADPKIKDNYQFWVYWYPTGNPITISAADFRDTLRDLRKTYDPKGEDSSFDKMMIVGHSMGGLLSKLMVTRSKKEDWMKVANVSSEKFESLNSESKLEVKRVFEFKPLPFVKRVVFIATPHRGSNLAEGFLASIARILFVLPKGALHNIGKAYKFLTSDSEEESILPETYGVDGLSPNSLFMKVTGELKPEVPFHSIIGNSKFRDLEWINDSVVSYDSSHIDGAESELLIDSDHSVQDHMPTILEIKRILWEHSGIKNFIPK